One genomic segment of Leptospira kirschneri serovar Cynopteri str. 3522 CT includes these proteins:
- a CDS encoding adenylosuccinate synthase yields the protein MPASLVVGTQWGDEGKAKVIDFLSKDTDIIVRYQGGANAGHTVVVHGKKYVFHLVPSGVIYDQTICVIGNGVVLDPLFFIEECDRLQKEGFPVFDKLLLSDACHLLFPYHSQIDSARETTLSQEHKIGTTKKGIGICYADKMMRTGLRVGDLLDDSYQTRLKHLVEEKNRELDKLYGMPPVSYNDINEGLKFFLSKVKKNIINTAYYLDTELKKGKRVLLEGAQGTGLDVDFGTYPYVTSSNPTTGGALIGTGIPFQHLKHVIGITKAYTTRVGEGPFPTELLGEAGEKLRQKGGEFGATTGRPRRCGWFDVEMLKHSVRINGITSIALTKIDILSDYDMIPVATGYKLNGKTLDCFPSQGLDKVEVIYEEFPGWKSDISGICEFQKLPEKCKNYISALEKWIGVKINLVSTGPDRKDTIHGDSF from the coding sequence ATGCCCGCATCGTTAGTAGTAGGGACCCAATGGGGAGATGAAGGAAAGGCAAAGGTAATCGATTTTCTTTCCAAGGACACGGACATCATCGTTCGTTATCAAGGTGGAGCAAACGCGGGACATACGGTTGTAGTTCACGGAAAAAAATACGTGTTTCATTTGGTTCCTTCGGGAGTGATCTACGACCAAACGATCTGTGTGATCGGAAATGGAGTTGTATTAGATCCTCTTTTTTTTATAGAAGAATGTGATCGTCTTCAAAAAGAAGGATTTCCAGTCTTCGACAAACTCTTGTTAAGTGATGCTTGTCATCTTCTATTTCCGTATCATTCTCAGATCGATTCCGCAAGAGAAACTACTCTCAGCCAAGAACACAAGATAGGAACCACTAAAAAAGGAATCGGGATCTGTTACGCGGATAAAATGATGAGGACCGGACTACGAGTAGGAGATCTTTTAGACGATTCTTACCAAACCCGTTTAAAACATTTAGTGGAAGAAAAAAACAGGGAGTTAGACAAACTCTACGGAATGCCTCCAGTTTCTTACAACGACATTAACGAAGGTTTGAAATTTTTTCTTTCCAAAGTCAAAAAGAATATTATAAATACTGCATATTATTTAGACACAGAATTAAAAAAAGGAAAACGGGTTCTTCTGGAAGGGGCTCAAGGTACCGGTTTAGACGTAGATTTCGGAACCTATCCTTACGTGACTAGTTCCAATCCCACTACGGGAGGGGCCTTGATCGGAACCGGAATTCCATTTCAACATTTAAAACATGTGATCGGAATCACAAAAGCGTATACCACGAGGGTTGGAGAAGGTCCCTTCCCTACTGAACTTTTAGGAGAAGCTGGAGAAAAACTTCGCCAAAAGGGAGGAGAATTTGGAGCGACTACGGGACGTCCCAGACGTTGCGGCTGGTTCGATGTAGAAATGTTAAAACATTCCGTTCGGATTAACGGAATCACTTCGATCGCTTTGACAAAGATAGATATTCTCTCCGACTATGATATGATTCCGGTTGCAACCGGATATAAACTGAATGGAAAAACTTTAGATTGTTTTCCATCTCAAGGTTTGGATAAGGTGGAAGTGATCTATGAAGAATTTCCAGGATGGAAATCAGACATTTCAGGTATCTGTGAATTTCAAAAACTTCCAGAGAAATGTAAAAATTATATTTCTGCTTTGGAAAAATGGATCGGAGTGAAAATCAATTTGGTTTCAACCGGTCCTGATAGAAAGGATACGATTCACGGAGATTCTTTTTAA
- a CDS encoding ATP phosphoribosyltransferase regulatory subunit, giving the protein MNQNLPEPNQKKWIPDGFHFLGPEDSKYRRTLLETISGVLKKKGYSEVFLPAFDYSSTFIQTVSAPDSSSLFRIRDLSGNEISPSIDLTVQAVKGMAGFSHQKENQNIFYIGRVFRESTKGSVARKELLQIGAESIGVSGKENTFKILEELDEIISLLPLENKLTLVLGNVNLFQSIVKEFELKQNEIEILSKLLYQKNVNEIDEIFGEKKNHTTLIRLLSSLVLNFDLDSLKNSLNINSLSKNLQKSLSSILEETYWIFNSWESKKRKIDLCIDFSLLRDLNYYTGFVFQGYLQDSPDPVLTGGTYDHLYEMFSGVQKNASGYALMVNVLESSLQTPFFNLPS; this is encoded by the coding sequence ATGAATCAAAATCTTCCAGAACCTAATCAAAAAAAATGGATCCCTGACGGATTTCATTTTCTTGGCCCCGAAGATAGCAAGTATAGAAGGACTTTACTTGAAACCATATCCGGTGTTCTTAAAAAAAAAGGGTACTCGGAAGTATTCTTACCCGCATTCGATTATAGTTCTACTTTTATTCAAACCGTTTCGGCCCCAGATTCATCTTCTCTTTTCCGAATCAGAGATCTTTCGGGAAATGAAATTTCTCCCAGCATTGATCTGACCGTTCAAGCAGTCAAAGGGATGGCAGGTTTTTCCCACCAAAAAGAAAATCAAAATATCTTTTATATCGGAAGAGTTTTCAGAGAAAGCACAAAAGGAAGTGTCGCTCGTAAAGAACTGCTACAAATCGGAGCGGAATCGATCGGAGTTTCGGGAAAAGAAAATACATTCAAAATTTTAGAAGAACTGGACGAAATCATTTCCTTACTTCCTCTTGAAAACAAACTGACTCTTGTTTTAGGAAACGTAAATCTGTTTCAATCCATCGTAAAAGAGTTCGAACTCAAACAAAATGAAATCGAAATTCTTTCTAAATTACTCTATCAAAAAAACGTAAACGAGATCGATGAAATTTTCGGAGAAAAAAAGAATCATACCACTTTGATTCGTTTATTAAGTTCCTTAGTTTTAAATTTTGATCTGGATTCTTTGAAAAATTCTCTCAATATAAATTCACTTTCTAAAAATCTTCAAAAAAGTTTAAGTTCGATTCTTGAAGAAACATACTGGATCTTCAATTCTTGGGAATCTAAAAAAAGAAAGATAGATCTTTGTATCGATTTTTCCCTTTTGAGAGATCTGAACTATTATACCGGTTTTGTTTTCCAAGGTTATCTGCAAGATTCTCCCGATCCGGTTTTAACCGGAGGAACCTATGATCATCTCTACGAAATGTTTTCCGGGGTACAAAAAAACGCGAGCGGTTACGCGCTTATGGTAAATGTTTTAGAATCCTCTTTACAAACTCCTTTTTTCAATCTTCCATCATGA
- a CDS encoding aromatic ring-hydroxylating oxygenase subunit alpha, which translates to MSKINTKKTQRPKGLPFSDTILDRLRKQCEIGLPEISEMKFLQTSSQTKFSTNRYQCSTLFQQELDLLKKRPYLVSFSDQVRNPGDFISGKFLDREWLVLRNENKNLRLYRNSCLHRGTRLVSRGKTGSVRKIVCPYHSWTYDLDGDLLTKGCETIQEKLYSFPVLEKAGLIFSGFTENVLDSLSSLWEEWKVYELDSYVPFAIQSEEGAYNWKIGVEIFLESYHISTVHKNSVAPVVEKNVSILDSIGEHARILIPNRSYKNTSRPTRKDLIITYFLFPSTILILFRDHFGIIQFQPISPDRTFCLRAILIPEKPKSSRTMRFWEENREFFFRTTSEDLGLAPEIQTGALQNEWIQPSSFEPGIFHFHNSLANALI; encoded by the coding sequence ATGTCTAAAATCAATACGAAAAAAACTCAAAGACCGAAGGGGTTGCCTTTTTCAGATACGATTTTGGATCGATTACGAAAACAATGTGAAATCGGACTTCCTGAAATTTCTGAAATGAAATTTCTACAAACATCCTCTCAAACTAAATTTTCGACGAATCGGTATCAGTGTTCTACTCTCTTTCAACAAGAATTAGATCTACTTAAAAAACGTCCTTATTTAGTGAGTTTTAGTGATCAAGTTCGTAATCCGGGTGATTTTATTTCCGGAAAATTTTTAGATCGCGAATGGCTTGTTTTGAGAAATGAGAATAAAAATTTACGGTTGTATCGAAACTCTTGTCTACACCGTGGAACAAGACTTGTTTCTAGAGGAAAAACTGGTTCGGTTAGAAAGATTGTATGTCCTTATCATTCATGGACTTACGATCTAGACGGAGATCTGTTGACTAAAGGATGTGAAACAATTCAAGAGAAACTTTATTCCTTTCCTGTTCTTGAAAAAGCAGGTCTTATCTTTTCCGGTTTTACTGAAAACGTTCTAGATTCACTTTCATCACTTTGGGAAGAATGGAAAGTTTACGAATTGGATTCTTACGTTCCTTTTGCAATTCAATCGGAAGAGGGTGCATACAATTGGAAGATAGGAGTGGAGATCTTTTTGGAATCGTATCATATTTCTACGGTTCATAAAAATTCGGTGGCACCCGTGGTCGAAAAAAACGTTTCTATCCTGGATTCTATCGGGGAACATGCAAGAATTCTAATTCCTAATCGAAGTTATAAAAATACTTCTCGACCGACTCGAAAGGATTTGATCATCACCTATTTTCTTTTTCCATCTACGATTCTTATTCTTTTTAGAGATCATTTCGGAATCATCCAGTTCCAACCTATTTCACCAGATCGTACTTTTTGTCTTAGAGCCATTCTGATTCCAGAAAAACCTAAGTCTTCTCGTACTATGCGTTTTTGGGAGGAAAATCGAGAGTTTTTCTTTCGTACTACTTCGGAAGATTTGGGATTGGCACCTGAAATTCAAACCGGTGCCCTTCAAAATGAGTGGATTCAACCTAGTTCTTTCGAACCCGGTATATTTCATTTTCATAATTCTTTAGCAAATGCGTTAATTTGA
- the dut gene encoding dUTP diphosphatase — protein MKIFIQKLRPNAELPLLQTKQAAGYDIHACLDSELILEPSKVVLVPTGLSFAIPQEFHFEIRPRSGFSTKNRILIPNSPGTIDSDYRGELMIPLLNLGDSSFIIEHGMRIAQLLIRKTWYADWELVSEFADRTERGANGFGSTGH, from the coding sequence ATGAAAATTTTTATTCAAAAGCTAAGACCAAACGCCGAACTTCCTTTATTACAAACAAAACAGGCGGCCGGTTACGATATTCATGCTTGTTTAGATTCAGAATTGATTCTAGAGCCTAGTAAAGTTGTATTAGTTCCCACAGGTCTTTCCTTTGCCATTCCTCAAGAGTTTCATTTTGAAATTAGACCTAGATCTGGTTTTTCTACAAAAAATAGAATCTTAATTCCAAATTCACCTGGAACCATAGACAGCGATTACAGAGGAGAATTGATGATTCCTCTTTTAAATTTAGGAGATTCTTCTTTTATAATTGAACATGGAATGAGAATTGCTCAATTATTGATCCGTAAAACCTGGTATGCGGATTGGGAGCTGGTCTCGGAATTTGCGGATCGGACGGAAAGAGGTGCAAACGGTTTCGGTTCTACTGGACATTAG
- a CDS encoding DUF1564 domain-containing protein — MDILLLDDGQKIESALVEDSFGTDSLLVPDVYWNRLNFQERKALRGKLPFLLRKYSKQIASMKRLHDRAGKIKYNRCVGKMKKFSIRVHTGVWATLGVLAAAHGVSRCYLFNYMLWLEDLGGEEDFFVKSLNPGVPSFHWTYKMIWKIDRRQNLISRELQFEPNPMTNKYPYYLKE; from the coding sequence ATGGATATTCTTTTGTTGGATGACGGTCAAAAAATTGAATCTGCTTTGGTAGAAGATTCGTTTGGAACGGATTCTCTTTTGGTTCCAGATGTTTATTGGAATCGTTTGAATTTTCAAGAAAGAAAAGCTCTTCGGGGTAAACTTCCTTTTTTATTGAGGAAATATTCGAAGCAGATCGCTTCTATGAAACGCCTTCATGATCGGGCGGGTAAAATCAAATACAATCGGTGCGTTGGTAAAATGAAAAAGTTTAGCATTCGGGTTCATACTGGTGTTTGGGCGACTTTAGGTGTTTTAGCGGCGGCTCATGGTGTTTCGAGATGTTATCTTTTTAATTATATGCTTTGGTTGGAGGACCTGGGTGGAGAGGAGGATTTTTTTGTGAAAAGTTTAAACCCAGGAGTTCCTAGCTTTCACTGGACTTACAAAATGATCTGGAAAATTGACAGGAGACAAAATCTCATTTCGAGAGAATTACAATTTGAACCAAACCCAATGACGAATAAATATCCATACTATCTAAAAGAATAA